From a single Phragmites australis chromosome 7, lpPhrAust1.1, whole genome shotgun sequence genomic region:
- the LOC133924834 gene encoding putative RING-H2 finger protein ATL21A: MTPVACPCSDHSYELPLRRNLLLDLLRFIAGVLLDRLGLVPCQGDMQLPGLLWCGEQVDAAAVERILEAALWAPSSTAIGTRSLTALRYRRRRVAQPADEKGEEDDEGAAVCAICLAGLEAGGCQVAELCSCSHAFHAACIDEWVGSGGAATCPLCRAPMSPTAWDGQSWCNARTGD, translated from the coding sequence ATGACGCCCGTTGCCTGTCCCTGCTCCGATCACAGCTACGAGCTTCCGCTGCGACGAAACCTCCTGCTTGATCTCCTCCGCTTCATCGCCGGGGTCCTCCTGGACCGCctcggcctcgtgccgtgccaaGGCGACATGCAGCTGCCCGGACTGCTTTGGTGTGGGGAGCAAGTGGACGCTGCTGCcgtggagcgcatcctggaggcGGCGTTGTGGGCACCCAGCTCGACAGCGATCGGGACGCGGTCGCTCACGGCTCTGCGGTACAGGAGACGGCGGGTTGCCCAGCCGGCGGACGAGAAAGGCGAAGAAGACGACGAGGGCGCGGCCGTTTGTGCGATTTGCTTGGCGGGGCTGGAAGCGGGAGGGTGCCAGGTCGCGGAGCTGTGCAGCTGCTCGCACGCGTTCCACGCCGCGTGCATCGATGAGTGGGTCGGCAGCGGCGGGGCGGCCACCTGCCCGCTGTGCCGCGCGCCGATGTCGCCCACGGC